From a region of the Calliphora vicina chromosome 4, idCalVici1.1, whole genome shotgun sequence genome:
- the Ssu72 gene encoding RNA polymerase II subunit A C-terminal domain phosphatase SSU72, giving the protein MSLNNSLSIAVVCSSNMNRSMEAHNFLAKKGYNVRSFGTGERVKLPGTAIDKPNVYEFGTPYDTIYNDLVSKDKQYYTQNGLLHMLDRNRRIKKCPERFQDCREQFDVIVTVEERVYDQVLENMESRDVVDNRPVHIFNVDIEDNHEEALMGAFLITDMINMMSKSSDLDNDIDELLQEFESRRNKTVLHAVLFY; this is encoded by the exons ATGTCTTTGAACAATAGTTTATCTATAGCGGTGGTTTGCTCTTCAAATATGAATCGTTCCATGGAGGCCcataattttttggccaaaaaaggcTATAATGTACGTTCCTTTGGCACAGGAGAACGTGTTAAATTACCCGGCACTGCTATAGATAAACCCAATGTCTATGAATTTGGCACACCCTACGATACCATATACAATGATCTAGTTAGTAAGGACAAACAATA CTACACCCAAAACGGTCTGCTGCACATGCTGGATCGCAATCGCCGGATTAAGAAGTGTCCCGAAAGATTTCAAGATTGTCGCGAACAATTCGATGTTATTGTAACTGTGGAGGAGCGTGTTTACGATCAGGTTTTGGAAAATATGGAGTCCCGTGATGTGGTAGACAATCGTCCGGTGCATATATTCAATGTTGATATTGAGGATAATCATGAGGAAGCCCTAATGGGTGCTTTTCTTATAACGGATATGATAAATATG atgTCCAAGTCCAGTGATTTAGATAATGATATAGATGAACTTTTACAGGAATTTGAGTCGAGGCGTAATAAAACCGTTTTACATGCAGTACTCTTTTACTGA
- the Zw gene encoding glucose-6-phosphate 1-dehydrogenase isoform X1, whose translation MDLLKTTANKNGHNDNPHEEALERIIKSLKSPTMVCEGTHFDGQIPHTFVIFGASGDLAKKKIYPTLWWLYRDNLLPKPTRFCGYARSKLSTADVRKSCEKFMKVQPHEQQRYEEFWQLNDYVSGNYDGRLGFEMLQQQMEAMENRGVANRIFYLALPPSVFNTVTVHVKEICLSKKGWNRVIIEKPFGRDDVSSKQLSDHLASLFHEDQIYRIDHYLGKEMVQNLMTIRFANKILGSTWNRENIASVLITFKEPFGTEGRGGYFDEFGIIRDVMQNHLLQILSLVAMEKPVTCHPDDIRDEKVKVLKSIPALTLDDMVLGQYVGNPEGKGEALKGYLDDATVDANSTTPTYALGVLKINNERWEGVPFILRCGKALNERKAEVRIQYQDVPGDIFEGNTKRNELVIRVQPGEALYFKMMTKSPGITFDIEETELDLTYEHRYRDSYLPDAYERLILDVFCGSQMHFVRSDELCEAWRIFTPILHEIENTKVKPIPYKYGSRGPKEADHKCRDSNFKYYGSYKWHGGNNNSNNSSNNTSLNSTQ comes from the exons atggatttattaaaaactacagCCAATAAAAATg gcCACAACGATAATCCCCACGAAGAAGCCCTGGAGcgtataataaaatctttaaaatcccCCACCATGGTGTGCGAGGGTACCCATTTCGATGGCCAAATTCCGCATACGTTTGTGATTTTTGGCGCTTCGGGTGATTTGGCCAAAAAGAAAATCTATCCCACTTTGTGGTGGCTGTACCGTGACAATCTCCTGCCCAAACCCACCAGATTCTGTGGCTATGCCCGTTCCAAGCTAAGCACTGCGGATGTACGCAAATCTTGCGAGAAATTTATGAAG GTCCAACCACACGAACAACAACGTTACGAAGAATTCTGGCAGCTTAATGACTATGTTTCCGGCAATTATGATGGCCGTTTGGGTTTCGAAATGCTGCAGCAACAAATGGAGGCTATGGAGAATAGAGGTGTTGCCAATCGTATATTCTATTTGGCATTGCCGCCATCAGTGTTCAATACCGTAACCGTGCATGTCAAGGAAATCTGTTTGTCAAAGAA AGGCTGGAATCGTGTTATCATTGAAAAACCCTTCGGCCGTGATGATGTCTCCTCCAAACAGCTAAGCGATCATTTAGCTTCACTCTTTCACGAAGATCAAATCTATCGCATTGATCACTATTTGGGCAAGGAGATGGTACAAAATCTCATGACCATACGTTTTGCCAATAAGATTCTGGGCTCCACATGGAATCGTGAGAATATTGCCTCGGTCTTAATCACCTTCAAAGAGCCCTTTGGTACAGAGGGACGTGGTGGTTATTTCGATGAATTCGGCATTATACGTGATGTAATGCAAAATCATTTATTGCAAATTCTTTCGCTAGTGGCCATGGAGAAACCAGTTACCTGCCATCCCGATGATATACGTGATGAAAAGGTAAAGGTGCTGAAGAGTATACCGGCTTTAACCTTGGATGATATGGTGTTGGGTCAGTATGTGGGCAATCCTGAGGGTAAGGGTGAAGCTTTAAAGGGTTATTTGGATGATGCCACGGTGGATGCAAATTCCACCACGCCCACCTATGCTTTGGGCGTGCTGAAAATTAACAATGAACGTTGGGAGGGTGTGCCTTTTATTTTGCGCTGCGGCAAGGCTTTGAATGAACGCAAGGCTGAGGTACGCATCCAGTATCAGGATGTTCCCGGGGATATTTTCGAGGGCAATACCAAACGTAATGAATTGGTGATACGTGTACAGCCCGGCGAGGCTTTATACTTTAAAATGATGACCAAATCTCCCGGCATTACATTTGATATTGAGGAAACCGAATTGGATTTGACATATGAACATCGTTATAGAGATTCCTACTTGCCAGATGCCTATGAACGTTTAATTCTGGATGTTTTCTGTGGTTCCCAAATGCATTTTGTGCGTTCCGATGAGCTGTGTGAAGCCTGGCGTATTTTCACCCCCATTTTGCATGAGATCGAGAATACGAAAGTGAAACCTATACCCTATAAATATGGTTCTAGGGGTCCCAAGGAGGCTGATCATAAATGTCGCGATAGTAATTTCAAATACTATGGTTCCTATAAATGGCATGGCGGCAATAATAATAGCAATAATAGCAGTAATAATACTAGTTTGAATAGCACTCAGTAA
- the Zw gene encoding glucose-6-phosphate 1-dehydrogenase isoform X2, with translation MVCEGTHFDGQIPHTFVIFGASGDLAKKKIYPTLWWLYRDNLLPKPTRFCGYARSKLSTADVRKSCEKFMKVQPHEQQRYEEFWQLNDYVSGNYDGRLGFEMLQQQMEAMENRGVANRIFYLALPPSVFNTVTVHVKEICLSKKGWNRVIIEKPFGRDDVSSKQLSDHLASLFHEDQIYRIDHYLGKEMVQNLMTIRFANKILGSTWNRENIASVLITFKEPFGTEGRGGYFDEFGIIRDVMQNHLLQILSLVAMEKPVTCHPDDIRDEKVKVLKSIPALTLDDMVLGQYVGNPEGKGEALKGYLDDATVDANSTTPTYALGVLKINNERWEGVPFILRCGKALNERKAEVRIQYQDVPGDIFEGNTKRNELVIRVQPGEALYFKMMTKSPGITFDIEETELDLTYEHRYRDSYLPDAYERLILDVFCGSQMHFVRSDELCEAWRIFTPILHEIENTKVKPIPYKYGSRGPKEADHKCRDSNFKYYGSYKWHGGNNNSNNSSNNTSLNSTQ, from the exons ATGGTGTGCGAGGGTACCCATTTCGATGGCCAAATTCCGCATACGTTTGTGATTTTTGGCGCTTCGGGTGATTTGGCCAAAAAGAAAATCTATCCCACTTTGTGGTGGCTGTACCGTGACAATCTCCTGCCCAAACCCACCAGATTCTGTGGCTATGCCCGTTCCAAGCTAAGCACTGCGGATGTACGCAAATCTTGCGAGAAATTTATGAAG GTCCAACCACACGAACAACAACGTTACGAAGAATTCTGGCAGCTTAATGACTATGTTTCCGGCAATTATGATGGCCGTTTGGGTTTCGAAATGCTGCAGCAACAAATGGAGGCTATGGAGAATAGAGGTGTTGCCAATCGTATATTCTATTTGGCATTGCCGCCATCAGTGTTCAATACCGTAACCGTGCATGTCAAGGAAATCTGTTTGTCAAAGAA AGGCTGGAATCGTGTTATCATTGAAAAACCCTTCGGCCGTGATGATGTCTCCTCCAAACAGCTAAGCGATCATTTAGCTTCACTCTTTCACGAAGATCAAATCTATCGCATTGATCACTATTTGGGCAAGGAGATGGTACAAAATCTCATGACCATACGTTTTGCCAATAAGATTCTGGGCTCCACATGGAATCGTGAGAATATTGCCTCGGTCTTAATCACCTTCAAAGAGCCCTTTGGTACAGAGGGACGTGGTGGTTATTTCGATGAATTCGGCATTATACGTGATGTAATGCAAAATCATTTATTGCAAATTCTTTCGCTAGTGGCCATGGAGAAACCAGTTACCTGCCATCCCGATGATATACGTGATGAAAAGGTAAAGGTGCTGAAGAGTATACCGGCTTTAACCTTGGATGATATGGTGTTGGGTCAGTATGTGGGCAATCCTGAGGGTAAGGGTGAAGCTTTAAAGGGTTATTTGGATGATGCCACGGTGGATGCAAATTCCACCACGCCCACCTATGCTTTGGGCGTGCTGAAAATTAACAATGAACGTTGGGAGGGTGTGCCTTTTATTTTGCGCTGCGGCAAGGCTTTGAATGAACGCAAGGCTGAGGTACGCATCCAGTATCAGGATGTTCCCGGGGATATTTTCGAGGGCAATACCAAACGTAATGAATTGGTGATACGTGTACAGCCCGGCGAGGCTTTATACTTTAAAATGATGACCAAATCTCCCGGCATTACATTTGATATTGAGGAAACCGAATTGGATTTGACATATGAACATCGTTATAGAGATTCCTACTTGCCAGATGCCTATGAACGTTTAATTCTGGATGTTTTCTGTGGTTCCCAAATGCATTTTGTGCGTTCCGATGAGCTGTGTGAAGCCTGGCGTATTTTCACCCCCATTTTGCATGAGATCGAGAATACGAAAGTGAAACCTATACCCTATAAATATGGTTCTAGGGGTCCCAAGGAGGCTGATCATAAATGTCGCGATAGTAATTTCAAATACTATGGTTCCTATAAATGGCATGGCGGCAATAATAATAGCAATAATAGCAGTAATAATACTAGTTTGAATAGCACTCAGTAA